The Candidatus Zymogenus saltonus nucleotide sequence ACGACTTCAGCCTGGATATCCCGGACTGTGACTTCGAGGCGAAATATGCAAAGGATATCCCCCTTATCTTCATCAATCCCGAGACGGGGGCGACCGTCACCGTCACGGTGTCCGATGACGTTTACGGCGGCAAGATGAGCGGTGATGGAGATTTGGCTCTCGAGTACATTGCGAGGGGGCTCTTCCTCTACGTAAAAAATAAAAAGTATATCGAGTCCCGAAAGTCGACCCTGGGGGGGGACGAGGCCTGGCATCTCAAGCTTTCGGGGGAGTTTAAGGAGGTGCCCCTAATATTTTCAACATACGTTTCAAGGCACAACAAAAAAATATACGACGTGACCCTCTTTTCCTCCCCTGAGGATTTTGATAGCTCATACGTTTTATTTACGAAGATTGTAGACAGCTTCAAGTTTAAGGACTGAAGGGTTAAATGAAGGAATTTTTTGAGACATTGGGAAAGTGGTTCATAAAGGCCATGCTCTACCTCGAGGGAACTACAAGGCTCACCTTGGAGGCGGGGAAGGTGCTCTTGACTCCCCCCTTGAATCTCCGCTCGGCCGTCGACCAGATCGAATATATAGGGATAAAGTCGATGCTGATCGCCCTCATAACGGCGCTCTTTACGGGGGCGGTAATGGCGCTGCAGATGGCCTTTGCGCTTAAGAGGTTCGGGGCGGCCGATTTTGCCGCAAACGTCCTGGCCGTGTCGCTGGTCAGGGAGCTGGGTCCCGTCCTCACGGGGCTTTTAGTGGGAGGAAGGGTGGGCGCCGGGATCACCGCGGAGGTGGGCTCCATGCAGGTGACCGAGCAGATAGACGCGATAAAGGCGCTGGGGGCCGATCCGGTAAGGGAGCTCGTGGTCCCCAAGACCTTGGCCTGCATGATAGTCCTTCCCATCCTTACGGTATACGCCGATATCGTGGGAATTCTCTCCGGGATGGTCGTTACCGTAATAGAGCTGGGGGTGGAGCCGGTCAAGTATCTTGATCAGGTCGTCAATGTGCTGACGATAAGCGACTTTATCGGCGGGCTTGGGAAATCCTTCTTCTTCGGAATAATAATAGGGATCGTCGGGTGCTACCGCGGCTTCACAACCACCGGCGGGACCGTGGGAGTCGGAGTTGCCACGACATCTTCGGTCGTAACGATCTCCCTGTCGATACTTGTGGCGGACTTCTTTCTAACGAAATTATTTATGCTCCTGTTTTAGCGGAGAAGAAATGTCGTTTATAGTCTACAGAGGAATAGAGAAGGCGTTCGATGAGAAGGTTATATACCGGGGGCTCGACCTCTCCATCAACAGAGGGGAAACGATAACCATAATCGGCGGCAGCGGATCGGGCAAGAGCGTGCTGCTCAAGATGATGATAGGCCTGATAATGCCGGACAGGGGGGAGATAATTGTCGACAAGACGAACATCGTCGAACTCTCAAAGGAGGAGCTCGTAAAGGTGCGGAGCAGGATAGGGATGCTATTTCAGGGGGGCGCTCTCTTCGATTCGATAAACGTCGGGGAGAACGTTGCCTACGGCCTAAAGATGCACACGGAGATGTCGGATAAGAAGATAGAAAAGAAGGTCTCCCGCTGTCTTGAAATGGTGGGGCTTTCCGGAATCGAGGGGATGATGCCGGTAGACCTGTCGGGGGGGATGAAAAAGAGGGTGGCCTTGGCCCGCGCCATCGCCTACGACCCGGAGATCATCCTCTACGACGAGCCCACGACGGGGCTCGACCCGACAAATGCAAACAGGATCAACAACCTGATAATAGAGATGCAAAAACTGCTCAAGGTGACGTCTGTTGTGGTAACCCACGATATGAACTCGGCCTTTTCCGTCTCCGACAGGATGGCCATGCTCTACAGGGGAAAGATAGAGGTCGTGGGGACGACAAATGAAATCAAAAAGTCGAAAGAACCGCTGGTCAACGACTTTATTCGTGGAAATATTGGAGAGCTCTAAAGGAGGCTTCTTATGGCAAAGAAGACTATACAGGAAATAAGGGTGGGTCTGTTTATCTTCGTGGGCCTTGCCCTCGCGTTCATCTTGGTTTTTTCCATCGGGAGCGAAAAACACCTCTTCGAGGAACAATACACCCTTTACGCCCACTTCAAGGACGTGGGGGGGCTGAGGGCCGGGGCCCCGGTGAGGCTCGCCGGGGTGGATGTGGGCACCGTTTCGGTGGTGTCGTTTCCGACAGATCTCGAAAAGAAACTGATAGACGTTGAGCTAAAGATAAATACGGACGTGAAAAAGAGGATAAGGGCCGACAGCGTGGCCAGCATAAAGACGAAGGGGGTTCTGGGGGATAAATACATCGCTGTTACCATGGGGAGTCCCGCTGAAAAGATGTTGACGAACGGCGAGCGTCTTGAGTCGGAAGAATCGGTGGAGCTCTTCAACTATCTGGAGCGCGCGGACAAGATCGTAGACAACACGCTTTCCATCACCGAGTCCCTGGACACGTTTCTCAAACCGATCAAGGACAAGAAATCGGGTGAAAACGTCGCCAGAATACTCAAATCGGCCGATGAAATCGTAACCGAGGTAAAGGAAGGGGAGGGATCGCTCCACACCATCATATACGGGGGGAAGGAAGAGACGGCCGATACCATAAGCAACCTCGATGCCTCCCTGGTAAGCCTAAGGAGCATACTGGAGAAGGTGGACAAGGGTGAGGGGACTCTCGGGGCGCTTGTAAATGACCCGACCGCCTACGAGGATCTGAAGATACTCCTGGGGGGGGCGAACCGGAGCAAGGTGATCAAGTCCGTTGTGAATTACAGCATTCAGAAGAAGAAAAGGGAAATAGAAAGGGAGGAGAAAAAGGATAAATGACGGCAGATATTTTAAAGGGGAGGGCCTTTGTGTTCGGTGACGACATCTCCACCGACCACATCGCCCCCGGAAGACATTTCCATTTAAGGTCAAACCTCCCGGAGCTCGCAAAGCACGTTTTGGAGGACGTGTACCCCGGTTTCCATGAAAAGATCTCCACCGGCGACTTCATCGTTGCCGGAAACAACTTCGGCCTCGGGTCTTCCAGAGAGCACGCCCCGAGGATAATCAAACTTGCCGGGGTGGGGGCGGTGATCGCCAAGTCGTTTGCCAGGATATTTTTCAGAAACGCCATAAACGTGGGGCTCCCCGTGATTATGGCCGATACGGGAAACATCAAGGAGGGGGATGAGATCGAGGTGGACCTTAACAGCGGGATCGTAAGGGACATAACGGTCGGTTTCGAGCTCGAGTTCCCGCCCCTTCCCGATGTCATGCAGACGATCCTGAGAGACGGCGGGCTGGTCGACCATATAAACAAGCACGGGGATATCAAGACCGGATAGGGATAGGATTTTTTGTCGGGCGGGGTTTGCGATCTTATCCAAGATGGCTGTCGGGTTTCCTGTTTTTATAAATTTAAAAGAACAACGCTGCAGAAAGGACGAAGCACAGTATGTCCAAGACCTATTTCAATTTGCCCCCATTGGGAGGCAAAATAGAGATTACTACCGACGGGGACCTTATCGTCCCCGATGACCCGATCATACCTTATATTGAGGGGGACGGCATCGGCCCCGACATATGGAAGGCCGCGGTCCTCGTGTTCGACGAGGCGGTGATGCTCGCCTACAAGGGCGACAGGGAGATTAAGTGGTTCGAGGTATTGGCCGGGGAAAAGGCCAACGAGCACTGCGGGGAGTGGCTGCCGCAGGAGACCTTCGATGCCATAGAGAAGTATCGGGTGGCGATAAAGGGCCCACTGACCACTCCAATCGGCGGCGGGATAAGGAGCCTTAACGTGACGCTGCGCCAAAAGCTCGACCTCTACGCATGCATCAGGCCGGTCAAGTATATCCCAGGGGTGCCGTCGCCCGTCAAGGAGCCGGAAAAGGTGGACATGATCATCTTCAGGGAAAATATGGAGGACGTCTACGCCGGGATAGAGTGGAGCGGCTCCTCGGATGAGGCGAAGAGGCTTATATCGATCCTCGACAAGAGCTTCGGCGTCAAGATCCCGGAAGGCTCCGGCGTAGGGATAAAGCCTATCAGCGAGGGGGGCACCAAACGCCTTGTGAGAAGGGCCATTAAGTACGCCCTCGAAAATGATAAAGAGAGCGTGACCCTGGTCCACAAGGGGAACATCATGAAGTTCACCGAGGGCGCCTTTCGGGACTGGGGCTACGAGCTGGCAAAAGAGGAGTTCGACGACGTGACGGTAACAGAGTCGGAGCTCGACGGCGAGCTTCCCCCGGGGAAGGTTCTCATCAAGGACAGGATAGCGGACGCGATGTTTCAGCAGGTCCTCCTGAGGCCCTCCGAATACTCAGTTATAGCGACCCCGAACCTCAACGGCGACTACCTCTCCGACGCCCTGGCGGCCCAGATAGGGGGCCTTGGGATGGCGCCGGGGGGAAACGTGGGCGACCGGTGCGCCCTCTTCGAGGCGACCCACGGAACCGCCCCGAAGTACGCAGGCCAGGACAAGGTTAATCCCGGCTCCCTCATCCTGTCGGGCGCTTTAATGCTCGATCATATGGGATGGACGGAGGCGGCCGAGAAGATCCACGCGGCCATTTCGAAGACGATCTCCCAGAAG carries:
- the icd gene encoding isocitrate dehydrogenase (NADP(+)), with translation MSKTYFNLPPLGGKIEITTDGDLIVPDDPIIPYIEGDGIGPDIWKAAVLVFDEAVMLAYKGDREIKWFEVLAGEKANEHCGEWLPQETFDAIEKYRVAIKGPLTTPIGGGIRSLNVTLRQKLDLYACIRPVKYIPGVPSPVKEPEKVDMIIFRENMEDVYAGIEWSGSSDEAKRLISILDKSFGVKIPEGSGVGIKPISEGGTKRLVRRAIKYALENDKESVTLVHKGNIMKFTEGAFRDWGYELAKEEFDDVTVTESELDGELPPGKVLIKDRIADAMFQQVLLRPSEYSVIATPNLNGDYLSDALAAQIGGLGMAPGGNVGDRCALFEATHGTAPKYAGQDKVNPGSLILSGALMLDHMGWTEAAEKIHAAISKTISQKRVTYDLERQMYGATLHSCSGFAETIVENMAE
- a CDS encoding ABC transporter ATP-binding protein; protein product: MSFIVYRGIEKAFDEKVIYRGLDLSINRGETITIIGGSGSGKSVLLKMMIGLIMPDRGEIIVDKTNIVELSKEELVKVRSRIGMLFQGGALFDSINVGENVAYGLKMHTEMSDKKIEKKVSRCLEMVGLSGIEGMMPVDLSGGMKKRVALARAIAYDPEIILYDEPTTGLDPTNANRINNLIIEMQKLLKVTSVVVTHDMNSAFSVSDRMAMLYRGKIEVVGTTNEIKKSKEPLVNDFIRGNIGEL
- a CDS encoding 3-isopropylmalate dehydratase small subunit; translation: MLKGRAFVFGDDISTDHIAPGRHFHLRSNLPELAKHVLEDVYPGFHEKISTGDFIVAGNNFGLGSSREHAPRIIKLAGVGAVIAKSFARIFFRNAINVGLPVIMADTGNIKEGDEIEVDLNSGIVRDITVGFELEFPPLPDVMQTILRDGGLVDHINKHGDIKTG
- a CDS encoding ABC transporter permease, with the protein product MKEFFETLGKWFIKAMLYLEGTTRLTLEAGKVLLTPPLNLRSAVDQIEYIGIKSMLIALITALFTGAVMALQMAFALKRFGAADFAANVLAVSLVRELGPVLTGLLVGGRVGAGITAEVGSMQVTEQIDAIKALGADPVRELVVPKTLACMIVLPILTVYADIVGILSGMVVTVIELGVEPVKYLDQVVNVLTISDFIGGLGKSFFFGIIIGIVGCYRGFTTTGGTVGVGVATTSSVVTISLSILVADFFLTKLFMLLF
- a CDS encoding MCE family protein encodes the protein MAKKTIQEIRVGLFIFVGLALAFILVFSIGSEKHLFEEQYTLYAHFKDVGGLRAGAPVRLAGVDVGTVSVVSFPTDLEKKLIDVELKINTDVKKRIRADSVASIKTKGVLGDKYIAVTMGSPAEKMLTNGERLESEESVELFNYLERADKIVDNTLSITESLDTFLKPIKDKKSGENVARILKSADEIVTEVKEGEGSLHTIIYGGKEETADTISNLDASLVSLRSILEKVDKGEGTLGALVNDPTAYEDLKILLGGANRSKVIKSVVNYSIQKKKREIEREEKKDK